The Pirellulimonas nuda genome includes a region encoding these proteins:
- a CDS encoding dicarboxylate/amino acid:cation symporter, whose protein sequence is MAPPSQPAQPRSSEHHAGGLIAIILAIVLGVLMGVFYGRAMWLAGGGPTRAAARLAATIEQKQSLAEAAEPAEAQRLLAQVPIIQQKLDETQKLADANQPGRGLPYAAWTLTSFCGDLFLQALKLLVVPLVVCSMICGITSLGDIRKLGRLGGWTVVYYTITTGIAVLIGIVLVQVIQPGVGADDTFAYVDPSAQSNQNASALDTMLAVVRGRPGEPGSGMFPSNLFLAASETNVLALIVFSLVFGGALTTLGERGDTVAKFFDGANEAIMKMVGLVMWIAPVGIFGLVAFEIAKQGGGAAFLEQLQALSKYVFTVVLGLALHGLVLSGILALLARRNPLRYLLGVTRAMLTALTTSSSSATLPITMECVEENNGVSRRAAGFVLPLGATINMDGTALYEAVAVIFIAQSLEVPLGMGQLLVIFLTATLAAIGAAGIPSAGLVTMVIVLTAVGLPTTGIGLILAIDWLLDRLRTTINVYGDAVGAAVVDAQVLRGET, encoded by the coding sequence ATGGCGCCCCCCTCCCAGCCCGCCCAACCGCGCTCGAGCGAGCACCACGCCGGCGGCCTGATCGCCATTATCTTGGCGATCGTGCTCGGCGTGCTGATGGGCGTCTTCTACGGGCGGGCGATGTGGCTCGCCGGCGGCGGGCCCACGCGGGCCGCCGCGCGGCTGGCCGCCACCATCGAGCAGAAGCAATCGCTGGCCGAAGCGGCCGAGCCCGCCGAGGCCCAGCGGCTGCTCGCCCAGGTGCCCATCATCCAGCAGAAGCTAGACGAAACCCAGAAGCTGGCCGACGCCAACCAGCCGGGTCGCGGCCTCCCCTACGCCGCGTGGACGCTCACCAGCTTCTGCGGCGACCTGTTCCTCCAGGCGCTCAAGCTGCTGGTCGTGCCGCTGGTGGTCTGCAGCATGATCTGCGGCATCACCTCGCTGGGAGACATCCGCAAGCTCGGCCGGCTCGGGGGCTGGACCGTCGTCTACTACACGATCACCACCGGCATCGCGGTGCTCATCGGCATCGTCCTGGTGCAGGTGATCCAGCCGGGCGTCGGCGCCGACGACACGTTCGCGTACGTCGACCCCTCGGCCCAGAGCAACCAGAACGCCTCGGCGCTCGACACCATGCTGGCGGTCGTACGCGGCCGACCGGGCGAGCCCGGCAGCGGCATGTTCCCCTCCAACCTGTTCCTGGCCGCCAGCGAGACCAACGTGCTGGCGCTCATCGTCTTCTCGTTGGTGTTCGGCGGCGCGCTGACCACGCTCGGCGAGCGCGGCGACACGGTCGCCAAGTTCTTCGACGGCGCCAACGAGGCGATCATGAAGATGGTGGGCCTGGTGATGTGGATCGCCCCGGTCGGCATCTTCGGGCTGGTGGCGTTCGAGATCGCCAAACAAGGGGGCGGCGCCGCGTTCCTCGAACAGCTCCAGGCGCTCAGCAAGTACGTCTTCACCGTGGTGCTGGGCCTGGCGCTCCACGGCCTGGTGCTGAGCGGCATCCTGGCGCTGCTGGCGCGCCGCAACCCGCTGCGGTACCTGCTGGGGGTGACCCGCGCGATGCTCACGGCGCTAACCACCAGCAGCTCCAGCGCCACGCTGCCGATCACCATGGAGTGCGTCGAAGAAAACAACGGCGTCTCCCGCCGCGCCGCGGGCTTCGTGCTGCCGCTGGGCGCCACGATCAACATGGACGGCACCGCGTTGTACGAGGCGGTGGCGGTGATCTTCATCGCCCAGAGCCTGGAAGTGCCGCTGGGCATGGGCCAACTGCTGGTGATCTTCCTCACCGCCACCCTGGCCGCCATCGGCGCAGCGGGCATCCCCTCGGCGGGGCTGGTGACGATGGTCATCGTGCTGACCGCGGTCGGTCTGCCCACCACCGGCATCGGCCTGATCCTAGCCATCGACTGGCTGCTCGACCGCCTACGGACCACGATCAACGTCTACGGCGACGCCGTGGGGGCGGCGGTGGTGGACGCGCAGGTGCTGCGGGGGGAAACCTAG
- a CDS encoding OsmC family protein, with amino-acid sequence MSIKRKGSAEWSGGIKDGRGLISTESGALASYPYGFASRFEGQRGTNPEELIAAAHAGCFTMALSLILGEAGLTAVKMETSAVVALDKVDEGYAISSVHLKLNATIPGADDAKFQELAAKAKAGCPVSKLLKAEVTLEATLNA; translated from the coding sequence ATGTCGATCAAGCGCAAGGGCTCGGCCGAGTGGTCGGGGGGGATCAAGGATGGCCGGGGGCTAATATCGACCGAGAGCGGCGCCCTGGCCAGCTACCCGTACGGCTTTGCGAGCCGCTTCGAGGGGCAGCGCGGCACCAACCCGGAGGAGCTGATCGCGGCCGCCCACGCCGGATGCTTCACGATGGCGTTGTCGTTGATCCTGGGCGAGGCGGGGCTGACCGCGGTGAAGATGGAGACGAGCGCGGTGGTCGCGTTGGACAAGGTGGATGAGGGCTACGCGATTTCGTCGGTCCACCTGAAACTTAACGCCACGATCCCGGGCGCGGACGACGCCAAGTTCCAGGAGCTGGCCGCCAAAGCCAAGGCGGGTTGCCCGGTTTCGAAGCTGCTCAAGGCGGAGGTGACGTTGGAGGCGACCCTGAATGCGTGA
- a CDS encoding PIN domain-containing protein, with translation MSDVVVDTDVLSAGFRFDAIFADFYGPAIQGSRAVVSFMTVAELEFGMRNRNWGEPRMSALRAYVAQNYVEYGVTRRVCRCWADLVWEAKRQGRVLKTADAWIAATAVALGVPLVTHNARDFGYLGSLMVVTAPKP, from the coding sequence ATGTCCGACGTTGTGGTTGATACCGACGTTCTCTCGGCCGGCTTTCGGTTCGACGCAATCTTTGCAGACTTCTACGGGCCCGCGATCCAAGGCAGCCGCGCGGTCGTCAGCTTTATGACCGTCGCCGAGCTAGAGTTTGGAATGCGCAATCGGAATTGGGGCGAACCGCGAATGTCTGCACTGCGGGCCTACGTCGCGCAGAACTACGTCGAGTACGGCGTGACCAGGCGGGTCTGCCGGTGCTGGGCCGACCTCGTTTGGGAGGCCAAGCGGCAAGGCCGCGTCTTGAAGACAGCCGACGCCTGGATCGCGGCGACCGCCGTCGCCCTGGGCGTGCCCCTAGTGACGCACAACGCCCGCGACTTTGGCTATCTTGGTTCGCTAATGGTCGTCACCGCGCCGAAGCCGTAG
- a CDS encoding glycosyltransferase — translation MLNALPPYQAHFQKRLAEDLPEVRLVVVITHRDRERDWQAEAAQGVEYIDLSDGDPIPARARGHFSVREWRRGSKLIAVLRRLAPAAVIVGGYYDIARIRLLRWCPQAGISTYIWADSNLRGERGRAPHSIWRKRTFIRTITRPLAGCFACGSLGRAFWKFYGVPRSKVFTCPYTPDYGEIEQITPGEVSATRERYDLSESRRWLVYSGRLVSVKRVDLLIDAFASIAAERPDWSLAVAGDGELRDELQARVPQHLAERVRWLGFVNKQHEVSSIYRAADVLVLPSDYEPWALVVNEALAAGLAVVATNVVGAAQELVRDGVNGRKTPPGDAAALADALRDVTDAANIDRYKAASAAVLADWRRDFDPVDGVRRALRAAGVLPEVQTGAGPDSALQ, via the coding sequence GTGCTTAACGCGCTTCCCCCTTATCAAGCCCATTTCCAGAAGCGACTAGCGGAAGACCTGCCGGAGGTCCGCCTCGTCGTTGTCATTACTCACCGCGACCGAGAACGCGATTGGCAGGCCGAAGCAGCGCAGGGGGTTGAGTACATCGATTTGAGCGACGGAGATCCAATCCCCGCACGTGCACGCGGACATTTCAGCGTGCGAGAATGGCGTCGCGGAAGCAAGCTCATCGCGGTCCTCCGACGCCTTGCGCCCGCCGCGGTCATCGTAGGCGGCTACTACGACATCGCCCGTATCCGCTTGTTGCGATGGTGCCCTCAGGCAGGGATTTCGACGTACATCTGGGCCGACTCTAACCTCCGTGGCGAACGCGGCAGGGCTCCACACTCCATCTGGCGGAAGCGAACGTTTATTCGAACGATTACGCGACCGCTCGCGGGTTGCTTTGCCTGTGGTTCGCTTGGGAGGGCCTTCTGGAAGTTTTATGGGGTTCCGCGAAGCAAAGTCTTTACTTGTCCCTACACCCCCGACTACGGCGAAATAGAACAGATCACGCCGGGCGAGGTAAGTGCGACCCGGGAGCGCTACGACCTCAGTGAGTCACGCCGCTGGCTGGTCTACTCCGGACGCCTCGTAAGCGTCAAACGGGTCGACCTCTTGATCGACGCGTTCGCCAGCATCGCGGCAGAGCGACCCGATTGGTCACTCGCCGTCGCCGGCGATGGCGAGCTCCGCGACGAGCTGCAGGCTCGCGTGCCGCAGCACTTAGCCGAACGCGTGCGGTGGCTTGGCTTCGTCAACAAGCAGCACGAGGTCAGCAGCATCTATCGGGCGGCCGACGTGCTGGTCCTCCCCAGTGACTACGAACCCTGGGCTCTGGTCGTCAACGAAGCGTTGGCCGCGGGGCTGGCCGTGGTGGCCACCAACGTTGTCGGCGCAGCGCAGGAGCTCGTGCGTGACGGCGTAAACGGCAGGAAGACCCCGCCGGGAGACGCCGCCGCACTAGCCGATGCGTTACGCGATGTCACCGACGCCGCGAACATCGACCGCTACAAAGCCGCGTCAGCCGCCGTGCTGGCCGACTGGCGGAGAGACTTCGACCCCGTCGATGGGGTGCGGCGAGCGTTGCGAGCAGCCGGCGTCTTGCCGGAAGTGCAGACGGGCGCAGGACCGGACTCAGCGTTGCAATAG
- a CDS encoding type II toxin-antitoxin system VapC family toxin, translating to MALVIDASAIAPLTLGDEDARYANRVLSQVEQEGFAWVPRLFFEELGNVLVVNERRGRIDPATSDVFLAMVRQRLSLRTFEISDMAAPVRLAREFGLSVYDAVYLSCAISTHSRLATQDKSLATAALASGVGLLPFEE from the coding sequence ATGGCGTTGGTGATCGATGCGTCGGCCATTGCGCCGCTCACTCTGGGGGACGAAGACGCCCGATACGCCAACAGGGTGCTGTCCCAGGTCGAGCAAGAGGGCTTCGCCTGGGTCCCGCGGCTCTTCTTCGAGGAGCTGGGTAACGTGCTTGTAGTTAACGAGCGACGTGGGAGGATCGACCCTGCCACAAGCGACGTGTTTCTCGCCATGGTCCGCCAGCGGCTCTCCCTGCGGACCTTCGAGATCTCGGATATGGCTGCCCCCGTAAGACTCGCCCGAGAGTTCGGCCTCTCGGTCTACGACGCGGTCTATTTGTCGTGCGCGATCAGCACACACTCGCGGTTGGCGACGCAAGACAAGTCGCTCGCGACAGCGGCCCTCGCCAGTGGAGTCGGCTTGCTTCCCTTTGAGGAGTGA
- a CDS encoding DEAD/DEAH box helicase — protein MTILETLRPYFDSAVRNRGEDYARSGAVHLVEHDGEAVEMEVDGSGGWHYLVSLDRVSPTEFDLDCTCPHFEDGNFCKHLWAAARMAQEWGLFSGTEAPPASSTNGRARGGAATPSAGASKPPSWQKQLERHAHFLKREAAPAAPSRADRRVIYLLEATDDGAQPVITLGQQLRKKDGAWGVCKALSVDHRSVGSVGDSKDRDALTLLIGNRTETPRPGWMGYGGGYNASVSTRVEVAAPLFATVLPALAATGRLMWVLSLDQYIEDAHPLAWDGGDPWRFRLNATAADRGKQWRLTGELVRGDQVRPVAEAVRCYETGLVLIDDKLGPFETPADYRWVELLRANDALVVPHSEREALLKELWRAGHAPDVIGDESLKIPCETATPVGRLEVHPPAPGRRSGNTLYASVAYRYGDHECTPHGSDAAWPLEGGARMATRDRRAEAALYNRLFDLGLRTKEESRYGDSPRGHLQFPPALLSSVVEVLIGEGWQVEAEGALVRRGENLSVSVSSGVDWFDLEGAADFDGVSVELPELLAAVRAGERYIKLGDGTRGLLPQAWLDRYASLAELSTPGEGGAVRFQTGQALLLDSLLSARESEIDVKVDRQFSAWRKRLRSFTGVKPAAAPRAFRGELRDYQREGLGWLKFLEKFGFGGCLADDMGLGKTIQVLALLADRNRRQPKEAERRPSLVVAPKSLVYNWRLEAQKFAPNLRVADYTGLDRKTRVGDFAEHDVVLTTYGTLRRDAAELGAAAWDYAVLDEAQAIKNAASQSAKASRLINARHRLALSGTPVENHLGELWSIFEFLNPGLLGKSQTLTRLASGGAGPGDNERFQALRQGLAPFLLRRTKAQVLPQLPKKSEQHLYCELPPAQRKQYNQLRDHYRQSLTSRIAERGLAKSKIHVLEALLRLRQAACHPGLIDARQKKKPSAKLDLLMEQLGEVLGEGHKALVFSQFTTMLGIVRDRLDKAGVVYEYLDGKTRDRQARVERFQADKNCQAFLISLKAGGVGLNLTAAEYVYILDPWWNPAVEAQAIDRAHRIGQEQPVFAYRLIAQDTVEEKIIEMQTHKKELADAIISEDSSLLKRLSAEDLQALLA, from the coding sequence ATGACTATCCTCGAGACGCTCCGTCCCTATTTCGACTCGGCGGTGCGAAATCGCGGTGAAGACTACGCCAGGTCGGGCGCGGTTCATCTGGTCGAGCACGACGGCGAAGCGGTTGAAATGGAGGTCGATGGATCGGGGGGCTGGCACTACCTGGTGAGCCTCGATCGGGTCAGCCCGACCGAGTTCGACCTCGACTGCACCTGCCCCCACTTCGAAGACGGAAACTTCTGCAAGCACCTGTGGGCCGCGGCGCGGATGGCCCAGGAGTGGGGGCTGTTCTCCGGCACGGAGGCGCCGCCCGCTTCGTCCACCAACGGTCGCGCGAGGGGAGGCGCCGCCACGCCGAGCGCCGGCGCCTCCAAGCCGCCCTCTTGGCAGAAGCAGCTCGAACGCCACGCTCATTTCTTGAAGCGGGAGGCCGCGCCCGCAGCGCCCAGCCGCGCCGACCGGCGCGTGATCTACCTGCTGGAGGCGACCGACGACGGCGCCCAACCCGTGATTACCCTGGGGCAACAGCTACGCAAGAAGGATGGCGCGTGGGGCGTTTGCAAGGCGTTGTCGGTCGACCACCGGTCGGTTGGGAGTGTGGGCGACAGCAAGGACCGCGATGCGCTTACGCTGTTGATCGGCAACCGGACGGAGACGCCCAGGCCCGGGTGGATGGGTTACGGCGGGGGCTACAACGCATCGGTCTCTACCCGGGTAGAGGTGGCGGCGCCGCTGTTCGCGACCGTCCTGCCCGCCCTTGCCGCGACCGGGCGGCTGATGTGGGTGCTCAGCTTGGATCAGTATATCGAGGACGCGCATCCGCTGGCTTGGGACGGGGGCGACCCCTGGCGGTTCCGCCTAAACGCCACGGCGGCCGATCGAGGCAAACAGTGGAGGCTCACCGGCGAGCTGGTGCGCGGCGACCAGGTGCGCCCGGTCGCCGAGGCCGTCCGCTGCTACGAGACGGGGCTGGTGCTAATCGACGACAAGCTGGGGCCGTTCGAAACGCCCGCCGACTACCGTTGGGTCGAGTTGCTGCGGGCCAATGACGCGCTCGTCGTCCCGCACAGCGAGCGGGAAGCGTTGCTGAAGGAGCTGTGGCGTGCCGGGCACGCGCCCGACGTGATCGGCGACGAGTCATTGAAGATCCCCTGCGAAACGGCCACGCCGGTCGGCAGGCTGGAGGTCCACCCGCCGGCGCCCGGAAGGCGGAGCGGCAACACGCTGTACGCCAGCGTCGCCTACCGCTACGGCGACCACGAATGCACCCCGCACGGCAGCGACGCGGCGTGGCCCCTGGAGGGGGGCGCCCGCATGGCGACGCGCGACCGCCGGGCCGAAGCGGCGCTCTACAACCGGCTGTTTGACCTGGGGCTAAGAACGAAAGAAGAGTCGCGTTACGGCGATTCCCCCCGAGGCCACTTGCAGTTCCCGCCTGCCTTGCTGTCAAGCGTGGTGGAAGTGCTCATCGGCGAGGGCTGGCAGGTGGAGGCCGAGGGCGCCCTGGTGCGCCGCGGCGAGAACCTCTCGGTCAGTGTTTCGTCGGGGGTCGATTGGTTCGACCTGGAAGGCGCCGCCGACTTCGACGGCGTCTCGGTCGAGCTCCCCGAGCTGCTGGCTGCTGTGCGTGCCGGCGAGCGCTACATCAAGCTGGGGGACGGCACCCGCGGACTGTTGCCCCAGGCGTGGCTCGACCGCTACGCGTCGCTGGCGGAGCTCTCGACCCCGGGCGAGGGGGGCGCGGTGCGGTTCCAGACGGGCCAAGCGTTGCTGCTGGACTCGCTGCTCTCGGCCCGCGAGTCCGAGATCGACGTGAAGGTCGACCGGCAGTTTTCTGCGTGGCGCAAGCGGCTGCGGTCGTTCACCGGCGTGAAGCCGGCCGCCGCGCCGCGGGCTTTTCGCGGCGAGCTGCGCGACTACCAACGCGAGGGGCTCGGCTGGCTAAAGTTCTTGGAGAAGTTCGGCTTCGGCGGCTGCCTGGCGGACGACATGGGCCTCGGCAAGACGATCCAGGTGCTGGCGCTGCTGGCCGACCGCAACCGCCGGCAGCCCAAGGAGGCAGAGCGTCGCCCGTCGCTGGTGGTGGCGCCCAAGAGCCTGGTCTACAACTGGCGGCTGGAAGCCCAGAAGTTCGCCCCCAACCTGCGGGTGGCCGACTACACGGGGCTCGACCGCAAGACGCGCGTCGGCGACTTCGCCGAACACGACGTGGTGCTCACCACCTATGGCACCCTGCGGCGCGACGCGGCGGAGCTCGGGGCCGCGGCCTGGGACTACGCGGTGCTCGACGAGGCGCAGGCGATCAAGAACGCCGCGTCGCAGTCGGCCAAGGCGAGCCGGCTCATTAATGCCCGGCACCGGCTGGCGCTTTCCGGCACGCCGGTAGAGAACCACCTGGGAGAGCTGTGGTCGATTTTCGAGTTCCTCAACCCGGGGCTGCTGGGCAAGAGCCAGACGCTCACCCGCCTGGCCAGCGGCGGCGCGGGGCCCGGGGACAACGAGCGGTTCCAGGCCCTCCGCCAGGGCTTGGCGCCCTTCTTGCTGCGCCGCACCAAGGCGCAGGTGCTGCCGCAACTGCCAAAGAAGAGCGAGCAGCACCTCTACTGCGAGCTCCCACCCGCCCAGCGCAAGCAGTACAACCAGCTCCGCGACCACTACCGCCAGAGCCTCACCAGCCGGATCGCCGAGAGGGGCCTCGCGAAATCGAAGATCCACGTGCTGGAGGCGCTGCTGCGGCTCCGCCAGGCGGCCTGTCACCCGGGGCTGATCGACGCCAGGCAAAAGAAGAAGCCCTCAGCCAAGCTCGACCTGCTGATGGAGCAGCTCGGCGAGGTGCTGGGCGAGGGGCACAAGGCGCTGGTGTTCTCGCAGTTCACCACGATGCTGGGAATCGTCCGCGACCGGCTCGACAAGGCGGGCGTCGTGTACGAGTACCTCGACGGCAAGACCCGCGACCGCCAGGCCCGCGTTGAACGTTTCCAAGCAGACAAGAACTGCCAAGCGTTCCTCATCAGCCTCAAGGCGGGGGGCGTCGGCCTGAACCTGACCGCGGCCGAGTACGTGTATATCCTCGACCCCTGGTGGAACCCGGCGGTCGAGGCGCAGGCGATCGACCGCGCCCACCGCATCGGCCAAGAGCAGCCGGTGTTCGCCTACCGCCTGATCGCCCAGGACACGGTGGAGGAGAAGATCATCGAGATGCAGACGCACAAGAAAGAGCTGGCCGACGCGATCATCTCGGAAGACAGCTCGCTGCTGAAGCGGCTATCGGCGGAGGATCTGCAAGCGCTGCTGGCGTAG
- a CDS encoding catalase, whose product MKQESPKHTTTDAGIPVASDEHSLTIGPDGPILLQDHYLIEQMANFNREKIPERQPHAKGSGAFGRFEVTHDMSAYTKAAVFQPGTKTDTLIRFSTVAGELGSPDTWRDPRGFALKFYTSEGNYDMVGNNTPVFFLRDPMKFQHFIRSQKRRADSGLRDNDMQWDFWTLSPESAHQVTWLMGDRGIPKNWRHMNGYSSHTYMWVNKKGDRFWVKYHFKTDQGVDFLTQDEADRIAGEDGDYHRRDLFEAIKRGEHPSWTLHMQIMPYEEAKTYRFNPFDLTKVWPHADYPLQEVGKLTLDRNPTDHHTEIEQAAFEPNNLVPGIGASPDKMLLGRLFAYADAHRHRLGVNYKQIPVNRPQCPVHSYSKDGPMRVDNVSDPVYAPNSKGGPQADPERYPESAVWSADGDMVRAAYTLRKDDDDFGQPGTLVREVMDDAARDRLVANVSGHLKGGVSEPVLQRAFEYWRNVDKGIGDRIAKAVSG is encoded by the coding sequence ATGAAGCAAGAATCTCCCAAGCACACCACCACCGACGCGGGCATCCCGGTCGCCAGCGACGAGCACTCGCTTACCATCGGTCCCGACGGCCCCATCCTGCTGCAGGACCACTACCTGATCGAGCAGATGGCCAACTTCAACCGGGAGAAGATCCCGGAGCGCCAGCCGCACGCCAAGGGCTCCGGCGCGTTCGGGCGCTTCGAGGTCACCCACGACATGAGCGCCTACACCAAGGCGGCCGTGTTCCAGCCGGGGACCAAAACCGACACGCTGATCCGCTTCTCTACCGTGGCGGGGGAGCTGGGGAGCCCCGACACGTGGCGCGACCCGCGCGGCTTTGCGCTGAAGTTCTATACCTCTGAGGGGAACTACGACATGGTGGGGAACAACACCCCCGTGTTCTTCCTCCGCGACCCGATGAAGTTCCAGCACTTCATCCGCTCGCAGAAACGCCGCGCCGATAGCGGCCTGCGCGACAACGACATGCAGTGGGACTTCTGGACCCTTTCGCCCGAGTCGGCCCACCAGGTGACCTGGCTGATGGGGGACCGCGGCATCCCCAAGAACTGGCGCCACATGAACGGCTACTCCAGCCACACCTACATGTGGGTGAACAAGAAGGGGGACCGCTTCTGGGTGAAGTACCACTTCAAGACCGACCAGGGGGTCGACTTCCTCACCCAGGACGAGGCGGACCGCATCGCCGGCGAGGACGGCGACTACCACCGCCGCGACCTGTTCGAGGCCATCAAGCGCGGCGAGCACCCGAGCTGGACGCTGCACATGCAGATCATGCCGTATGAGGAGGCCAAGACCTACCGCTTCAACCCGTTCGACCTGACCAAGGTGTGGCCGCACGCGGACTACCCGCTGCAAGAGGTGGGCAAGCTGACGCTCGACCGCAACCCGACCGACCACCACACCGAGATCGAGCAGGCGGCGTTCGAGCCGAACAACCTGGTGCCGGGCATCGGCGCCAGCCCCGACAAGATGCTGCTCGGGAGGTTGTTCGCGTACGCCGACGCGCACCGCCACCGGCTGGGGGTGAACTACAAGCAGATCCCGGTAAACCGCCCGCAGTGCCCGGTGCACAGCTACAGCAAGGACGGGCCGATGCGGGTGGATAACGTCTCCGACCCGGTCTACGCCCCCAACAGCAAGGGGGGCCCGCAGGCGGACCCCGAGCGCTACCCGGAGTCGGCCGTGTGGAGCGCCGACGGCGACATGGTCCGCGCCGCCTACACGCTGCGTAAGGACGACGACGACTTCGGCCAGCCCGGCACGCTGGTCCGCGAGGTGATGGACGACGCGGCCCGCGACCGGCTGGTGGCGAACGTCTCGGGGCACCTCAAGGGGGGCGTCTCCGAGCCCGTGTTGCAGCGTGCGTTTGAGTACTGGCGGAATGTAGACAAGGGGATCGGCGACCGGATCGCCAAAGCGGTCAGCGGCTAA
- a CDS encoding sulfatase-like hydrolase/transferase, with protein sequence MVVLAQLLLATSHALAAAPPNIVVIVSDDAGYNEFSMQGAALFPTPRIDSIAANGVRFSQGYTSGAVCSPTRAGLMTGRYQNRFGHEFNIPPAYSEVNGLSLEETTVAEVLSAGGYRTIALGKWHLGYAPQFHPLSRGFSDYYGFLQGSRSYFPSPKPTRLNQLLRDRTPVAEKFDYMTDELGRRAAEYIAASGDKPFFMYLAFNATHGPDQATESDLAAVQSGGGNKKHRAMTIALDRAVGVVLDELHAKSLTDNTLVVFLNDNGGVNGHDNTPLRGFKGSTWEGGVRVPFAMQWPGVLPKGKIVDEPVISLDIFPTAVAAAGITPTPGKPLDGVDLLPFLTGKAEHAPHPTLYWKNGNNWAVRDGSLKLVSCNAPRLRNANSRGGAPELFDISIDPQESQDLAGARPDDVARLTAMYNTWKRDFPQPSWRSGGRSGN encoded by the coding sequence ATGGTTGTCCTAGCCCAACTGCTGCTCGCCACCTCGCACGCGCTGGCGGCCGCACCGCCCAACATCGTCGTGATCGTCTCCGACGACGCGGGCTACAACGAGTTCTCCATGCAGGGCGCGGCGCTCTTTCCGACGCCACGGATCGATTCGATCGCCGCCAACGGAGTCCGCTTCTCGCAGGGCTACACCAGCGGGGCCGTCTGCAGCCCCACACGGGCCGGCCTGATGACGGGCCGCTACCAGAACCGCTTTGGGCACGAGTTCAACATCCCGCCCGCCTACAGCGAGGTGAACGGGCTCTCGCTGGAAGAGACAACCGTCGCGGAAGTGCTTAGCGCCGGCGGGTACCGAACCATCGCGCTGGGCAAGTGGCACCTGGGCTACGCGCCCCAGTTCCACCCGCTTTCTCGTGGGTTCAGCGACTACTACGGCTTCTTGCAGGGGTCTCGCAGCTACTTCCCATCGCCCAAGCCAACCCGTCTGAACCAGCTTCTCCGCGACCGGACGCCGGTGGCGGAGAAGTTCGACTACATGACGGACGAACTGGGCCGCCGTGCCGCCGAGTACATCGCGGCCAGCGGGGACAAGCCGTTCTTCATGTACCTGGCGTTCAACGCGACGCACGGACCCGATCAGGCCACCGAGTCCGACCTGGCGGCGGTGCAATCGGGCGGCGGCAACAAGAAGCATCGGGCGATGACCATCGCGCTCGATCGCGCCGTCGGGGTCGTGCTAGACGAGCTGCACGCCAAGTCGCTCACCGACAACACGCTGGTGGTATTCCTGAACGACAACGGCGGGGTGAACGGACATGACAACACCCCGCTGCGAGGCTTCAAGGGCAGCACCTGGGAAGGGGGCGTCCGCGTCCCGTTCGCGATGCAGTGGCCCGGCGTGTTGCCCAAGGGAAAGATAGTTGACGAGCCCGTGATCTCGCTCGACATTTTTCCGACGGCAGTGGCGGCCGCGGGGATCACCCCGACGCCCGGCAAGCCGCTGGACGGCGTAGACCTGCTCCCCTTCCTGACAGGCAAAGCAGAACACGCCCCCCACCCAACGCTCTACTGGAAAAACGGAAACAACTGGGCGGTCCGCGACGGCAGCCTCAAGCTCGTCTCTTGCAACGCGCCGCGCCTGCGAAACGCCAACTCCCGAGGCGGCGCTCCGGAGCTCTTCGATATCTCAATCGATCCCCAGGAGTCGCAAGACCTGGCGGGCGCCCGCCCCGACGACGTCGCTCGGCTAACGGCGATGTACAACACCTGGAAACGCGATTTCCCGCAGCCGTCCTGGCGATCGGGCGGGCGTAGCGGGAATTAA
- a CDS encoding YciE/YciF ferroxidase family protein translates to MKLDSLEKLYVHELKDLYSAETQLLEALPKMEAAATDKGLKQAFSDHLKETRGHVARLESLFKKLDFAPGGHRCAGMEGLIKEGAELLKADAPAKVLDAALISAAQRVEHYEMAGYGAARAYADKLGHHDAADELQKTLDEEGHADRALSRLAERSINALAMLA, encoded by the coding sequence ATGAAACTCGACTCGCTTGAAAAACTCTACGTCCATGAGCTGAAAGACCTGTACAGCGCCGAGACGCAACTGCTGGAGGCGCTGCCGAAGATGGAGGCCGCCGCCACGGACAAGGGGCTCAAGCAGGCGTTCAGCGACCACCTGAAAGAGACCCGTGGGCATGTTGCCCGGTTGGAGTCGCTGTTCAAGAAGCTGGACTTCGCCCCCGGTGGGCACCGCTGCGCCGGGATGGAAGGGCTGATCAAGGAGGGCGCCGAGCTGCTCAAGGCAGACGCTCCTGCGAAGGTGCTCGACGCGGCCCTGATTAGCGCCGCCCAGCGCGTTGAGCACTACGAGATGGCCGGCTACGGGGCCGCCCGTGCCTACGCAGACAAGCTTGGCCACCACGACGCGGCGGACGAGCTGCAGAAGACGCTCGACGAGGAGGGGCACGCCGACCGAGCGTTGTCGCGTTTGGCGGAGCGGAGCATCAACGCCTTGGCCATGCTTGCGTAG